GATTCTTGGACCTAGGGCACAAGATTTAAAACCGTGGGAACGTAATTCTTCTACTTCTTTTTCTGAAAGTCCACCTTCTGGACCAAATACTACTAACAGAGATTGACTAGCGACCATTTTGCTTAAGGTAGCAGCAAGTACCGATTGTTCTCCTATTTTTGCTTCTTCCTCATATGCAATCAGCTTGTAATCATAATTAGCACTATTTTCAAGTAACTTCTTAAAGGTCATTGGGTCGTATATATCTGGAATTTTATTTCGATGAGACTGCTCCGCCGCTTCTTTAGCAATTTTCTGCCAGCGTTTAATTTTTTTTAAGCCTTTTTGTTCATCCCATTTCACGATTGAACGAGCAGCATTAAAAGGGATAAACGAATTGGCACCTAATTCAGTTCCCTTTTGAATCACTAATTCAAGCTTATCCCCTTTAGGCAACCCACTCGCTATTGTTACTTTAATAGGTAGTTCATTTGAGCTCTCTACCCATTCTACAATATTTGTTAATACTTCTTCATTGGTAATTTCCACTATTTCACAACGCGCAGTCCTTTGTCCAACTATTACATATATACTATCTCCTACGTTCATCCTCATCACACGGGTAATATGATGATGATCATCATTAGTTATTATTATTTGGTCATTTTGCTCGTATTTTTTGTCATCTATGAAATAGCGCTGCATATTGAACACCTTCTATCCACAAAAGGGTAGTAAATTACTATTACAGGGGCTTTTTGACAATCATAGCAACCCAGTCTTCCATCGTGATTGTTTCTTCAATAACAAACCCAGTATTTTGCAATGTCTCTTTCACCAAGGCTTTTTTTGTATTAATAATACCTGACGTAATGAACATGCCACCTGGTTTTAAAAGGCGATAGGCATCTTTAACAAACCTAAGTATAATTTCAGCTAATATGTTTGCAACAATGATGTCTACTTTGGTTTCAATTCCATCTAATAAGTTGTTTTGCTCAACTATGACATTATCACTTACTTTATTCAATTTCGTGTTGATTCTTGCACTTGCAACTGCTACTTCATCTAAATCATAAGCGAACACTTTGTCAGCACCTAGTAAAGCTGCTGCTATACTTAGTACTCCAGAACCTGTACCAACATCAAGTATTTTGTCATCTTGCTTTACTGTTCGCTCAAGTGCTTGAATACACATGACAGTTGTTGGATGTGTCCCGGTCCCAAATGCCATGCCAGGATCAAGCTCAATAATTAGCTCATCACTGCTCACTGGCGTATACGTTTCCCAAGTTGGTACAATCGTGAACTTCTCAGAAATTTTAACAGGATTATAATACTTTTTCCAAGCAGTTGCCCACTCTTCTTCATTTACTTCACTAATTGTAATTCTGTTACTTCCTATATCAATATCATATATTAATAACGTATTAATAGCTTCTTTAATTTCCTCTACTGTTTCCCCTAAAAAGCTGTTAACAGGTAAATATGCTTTAATGACTACGCCCTCTTCAGGATAATCATTAGGGTTGAGTTGGTAGATTTCACCGTATGCAGTTTCTCTTTCCTTTGTTAAATCGTGTAGATCTTCTATAACTACACCACCTGCACCTGCTTCATGTAAAATGTTAGAAATAGGTTCGACAGCTTCCTGTGTCGTATGAATAGAAATTTCAGACCATTTCATATCTACCAACTCCATTAATAATTATTTAGACTCTTCGTAATCTTCGATGTTAATTGTTACTTTTTAGTTGAGTACTTACTCTTTATAGGAACGTTAATTAAGTATGTTATATTATCATAACAAAAGATTCATTTACAATCATGAAATGAATCAATAATTCCAGTGTTGAATACCTTTTGATGATATTTAGTTCCCTTAAATCATACCCTTAATAGATAATATAACAGTTATAATAAAAGTCTAGGTCATATTTACAGCTTGTAAACATATTAATCAGGTGAGGTAAAAACCCACCTGATTAATATGTTTAATTTGAATCGTGGGTTAATCCCCCTTAAAAGCTCTCTTAACTTTTGCAAAAAAGCTGTCATCATGTTCGTCAGGAGCTTCCTGATTCCCCAGCTCATTAAACTCTCTTAACAATTGTTTTTGTTTTTCAGTAAGCTTTGTTGGTGTAATAACTCTAACTTGAATATGCTGGTCACCTTGACCATACCCACGAACATTTGGTACACCTTTACCACGAAGACGGAACTTTGTTCCTGTTTGAGTACCTGCTGGTATTTTTAGCTTAACTTTTCCGTGAAGAGTAGGAACTTCAATTTCGTCACCCAGAGTACTCTGAGCAAATGTAAGCGGCATTTCACAATAAATATCGTCACCTTCACGCTCAAAAAATTCATGTGGTTTCACATGAAAGACAATATAGAGATCACCTGCTGGTCCACCGTTTATACCGGCTTCCCCTTGACCTGTTACACGTAGTTGCTGACCATCATCAATTCCAGATGGAATTTTCACGTGTATTTTTTTTCTTTTCTTTACTTTTCCAGCTCCATTACAAGTTGAGCATTTTTGGGTCACTTTTTTCCCGGTACCTTCACAATGATGACAAACACGTCTATTAACTATACGGCCAAACGGTGTATTTTGTTCAACACTTAGCTGACCACTACCATTACAATGTTTACACGTTTCAGGTTTCGTTCCTGGTTTTGCTCCCGAACCATGGCATGTTTTACATTCTTCTTCTCTTGGAATTTCAATGTCAGTTTCTTTACCAAAAACTGCTTCTTCGAATTTTAATGTCATTGTATATTGAAGGTCTGCCCCTTGTTGGGGAGCATTTGGATCACGACGGCGTCCTCCGCCACCAAAGAATGTACTAAAAATATCTTCAAAACCACCGAAACCACCAAAGTCACCACCACCACCAAATCCTTGATTTGGATCTGTATGACCAAACTGATCATAATGGGCACGCTTTTGATCATCACTCAAAGTTTCATATGCTTCTTTTACTTCTTTAAATTTATCTGCAGCGTCTGGTTCTTTATTAATGTCAGGGTGATATTTTTTGGAAAGTTTGCGGTAGGCTTTCTTAATTTCATCTTGTGAAGCACTTTTACTAATCCCTAGCACCTCATAGTAATCTCTTTTACTCATTTAAAAATCCACTCCCGGTTCATTCACATAAAGATAATTCTATCATCTATCATAAGAAAAGCGCAAGCGCTTGTTTATCACCGACAAGACTAATGTCATTTCAGTTGAAGGCGCTTTTTACCTTCTAGTGAAATGGCGAAGTGACCTCAAGGGATAGGCGCTGGAGCTAGACAATTAGAAATGCATAAGCGCCTTGCTCATCCCCGATAAGCACAAGCGCCATTATCCATTCAACTGATAATAATGGGAATTAAATATAGTTTCGGCTTCCTTATAAAAAAGTCAAAGTCATATTATGACTGACTTTGACTTTGTGAAGCTTATTTATCGTCTTTTACTTCTTCAAATTCCGCATCTACTACATCGTCACCTTTAGGACCTTCATTGTTACCAGCTTCAGCACCTTGTTGAGCTTGAGCTTGTTGAGCTGCTTCCTCGTAAAGTTTCATTGATAGCTGTTGAACAATTTCTTGAAGAGCATCTTTCTTAGCACGGATTTCTTCTAGCTCATTACTTTCTATAGCTGCCTTCAGAGCATCCTTCGCTTCGTTTACATTGTTCACTTCAGCTTCATCAACTTTTCCTTCTAGGTCTTTCAAAGTCTTTTCAGCAGTAAATACTAGCTGATCCGCTTCATTACGAAGTTCAACTTCTTCTTTTCGTTGTTTATCTGATTCAGCATTGTCTTCCGCTTCTTTAACCATGCGTTCAATTTCATCATCAGATAGCCCTGTTGAAGATTTAATCGTAATTGTTTGTTCTTTATTAGTTCCTAAATCTTTTGCACGCACATTAACGATTCCATTTTTATCGATATCAAATGATACTTCAATTTGTGGTACACCACGTGGTGCTGGTGGAATATCTGTTAATTGGAAGCGACCTAATGTTTTGTTATCTGCTGCCATAGGTCTTTCTCCTTGTAGCACGTGAATATCAACTGCTGGTTGATTATCTGCTGCAGTTGAGAAAACTTGTGACTTACTAGTTGGAATTGTAGTATTACGATCGATTAATTTTGTAAATACTCCACCCATCGTTTCAATCCCTAAAGATAACGGTGTAACATCCAATAACACTACGTCTTTAACATCTCCTGTTAAAACACCGCCTTGAATAGCCGCACCAGAAGCAACTACTTCATCAGGGTTAACACCTTTATGAGGCTCTTGTCCTACAGCTTTTTTAAGAGCTTCTTGAACAGCAGGAATACGAGTAGATCCCCCAACTAAGATAACTTTATCTATTTCACTTGCAGATAGGCCTGCATCAGACATCGCTTGACGAGTAGGTCCCATTGTACGTTCAACGAGATCTGCGGATAACTCATCAAATTTCGCACGCGTTAAGCTTACCTCTAAATGTAACGGTCCTGCTTCACCAGCAGTAATAAACGGTAATGAAATTTGAGTTTGTGTAACACCTGATAAATCTTTCTTAGCTTTTTCAGCTGCGTCTTTTAAACGCTGTAAAGCCATGTTGTCTTTTGAAAGGTCGATACCATTTTCTTTTTTAAATTCAGCAACTAAATGGTCAATAACTACTTGGTCGAAGTCATCTCCACCTAGACGGTTATCACCTGCTGTAGATCTAACTTCAAATACACCATCACCTAGCTCTAAAATAGATACGTCAAATGTACCCCCACCAAGGTCATAGACGAGGATAGTTTGGTCTTCCTCCATTTTATCTAATCCATAAGCAAGAGCTGCTGCTGTAGGCTCGTTAATAATACGTTCTACTTCTAAACCAGCAATTTTACCAGCATCTTTTGTTGCCTGACGTTCGGCATCGTTGAAATATGCAGGAACAGTAATAACAGCTTTAGTAACAGGCTCTCCTAAATACTCTTCTGCATAAGATTTTAAATGCTGTAAAATTATAGACGATACTTCTTGTGGTGTATACTTTTTACCCTCTACTTCTACCGTGTAATCTGTTCCCATATGACGTTTAATCGAAATGATTGTATTTGGGTTTGTAATTGCCTGACGCTTAGCAACTTCACCAACTTGTCTTTCACCATTTTTAAATGAAACAACTGACGGAGTCGTGCGATTACCTTCTGGATTAGGAATTACCTTTGCTTCTCCACCTTCCATCACAGCAACACATGAGTTAGTCGTCCCTAAATCAATTCCAATAATTTTACTCATTTTCTTCGTTACCTCCTAAAAATTATAAATATGTAATAAATCTTTATTTGCTACCCATTCACTTTTACCATCGATGGTCGAACAACTCGGTCTTTAAGTTTATAACCCTTTTGCAGCTCTTCTACAACAGTATTTGGGTCATGCTCAGCATCTTCTACTTGCATGACAGCTTGATGTAGATGCGGATCAAATGACTCCCCAACAGCTTCAATTACTTCTACACCTTCTTTTTGTAGTGCATCGAATAGCTGACGGTAAACCATTTCCATACCTTGTAGTATAGATTTTGTTTTATCATCATCTGCTTCTACTTGGAGTGCTCTTTCAAAATTATCTAATACTGGTAA
This sequence is a window from Bacillus sp. SM2101. Protein-coding genes within it:
- a CDS encoding 16S rRNA (uracil(1498)-N(3))-methyltransferase, with the protein product MQRYFIDDKKYEQNDQIIITNDDHHHITRVMRMNVGDSIYVIVGQRTARCEIVEITNEEVLTNIVEWVESSNELPIKVTIASGLPKGDKLELVIQKGTELGANSFIPFNAARSIVKWDEQKGLKKIKRWQKIAKEAAEQSHRNKIPDIYDPMTFKKLLENSANYDYKLIAYEEEAKIGEQSVLAATLSKMVASQSLLVVFGPEGGLSEKEVEELRSHGFKSCALGPRILRTETAPIYLLSAVSYHFELSR
- the prmA gene encoding 50S ribosomal protein L11 methyltransferase, with amino-acid sequence MKWSEISIHTTQEAVEPISNILHEAGAGGVVIEDLHDLTKERETAYGEIYQLNPNDYPEEGVVIKAYLPVNSFLGETVEEIKEAINTLLIYDIDIGSNRITISEVNEEEWATAWKKYYNPVKISEKFTIVPTWETYTPVSSDELIIELDPGMAFGTGTHPTTVMCIQALERTVKQDDKILDVGTGSGVLSIAAALLGADKVFAYDLDEVAVASARINTKLNKVSDNVIVEQNNLLDGIETKVDIIVANILAEIILRFVKDAYRLLKPGGMFITSGIINTKKALVKETLQNTGFVIEETITMEDWVAMIVKKPL
- the dnaJ gene encoding molecular chaperone DnaJ, producing the protein MSKRDYYEVLGISKSASQDEIKKAYRKLSKKYHPDINKEPDAADKFKEVKEAYETLSDDQKRAHYDQFGHTDPNQGFGGGGDFGGFGGFEDIFSTFFGGGGRRRDPNAPQQGADLQYTMTLKFEEAVFGKETDIEIPREEECKTCHGSGAKPGTKPETCKHCNGSGQLSVEQNTPFGRIVNRRVCHHCEGTGKKVTQKCSTCNGAGKVKKRKKIHVKIPSGIDDGQQLRVTGQGEAGINGGPAGDLYIVFHVKPHEFFEREGDDIYCEMPLTFAQSTLGDEIEVPTLHGKVKLKIPAGTQTGTKFRLRGKGVPNVRGYGQGDQHIQVRVITPTKLTEKQKQLLREFNELGNQEAPDEHDDSFFAKVKRAFKGD
- the dnaK gene encoding molecular chaperone DnaK — translated: MSKIIGIDLGTTNSCVAVMEGGEAKVIPNPEGNRTTPSVVSFKNGERQVGEVAKRQAITNPNTIISIKRHMGTDYTVEVEGKKYTPQEVSSIILQHLKSYAEEYLGEPVTKAVITVPAYFNDAERQATKDAGKIAGLEVERIINEPTAAALAYGLDKMEEDQTILVYDLGGGTFDVSILELGDGVFEVRSTAGDNRLGGDDFDQVVIDHLVAEFKKENGIDLSKDNMALQRLKDAAEKAKKDLSGVTQTQISLPFITAGEAGPLHLEVSLTRAKFDELSADLVERTMGPTRQAMSDAGLSASEIDKVILVGGSTRIPAVQEALKKAVGQEPHKGVNPDEVVASGAAIQGGVLTGDVKDVVLLDVTPLSLGIETMGGVFTKLIDRNTTIPTSKSQVFSTAADNQPAVDIHVLQGERPMAADNKTLGRFQLTDIPPAPRGVPQIEVSFDIDKNGIVNVRAKDLGTNKEQTITIKSSTGLSDDEIERMVKEAEDNAESDKQRKEEVELRNEADQLVFTAEKTLKDLEGKVDEAEVNNVNEAKDALKAAIESNELEEIRAKKDALQEIVQQLSMKLYEEAAQQAQAQQGAEAGNNEGPKGDDVVDAEFEEVKDDK
- the grpE gene encoding nucleotide exchange factor GrpE codes for the protein MNESENVDQVEENKVDLQNNDNQSDENPEETSEESSVNPRINDLEKKLDEAENRTFRIQADFDNFRRRTRLDREAAEKYRAFNLVSDILPVLDNFERALQVEADDDKTKSILQGMEMVYRQLFDALQKEGVEVIEAVGESFDPHLHQAVMQVEDAEHDPNTVVEELQKGYKLKDRVVRPSMVKVNG